Part of the Nicotiana sylvestris chromosome 2, ASM39365v2, whole genome shotgun sequence genome, TAATTACCTATATCTTATTATGCCTTTTCTAACCAATTACTAGGATTCAACTTAGTGGGAGGAGTTGATTAGACCTAGTTCTAGTCTATTTCTTTCAAAGTGATCCTTACTCAGAGCTTTAGTAAAAATATCAGCAATTTGATCTTTAGTTTTGCAAAAGTTAATTGAGATATTCCCCTTTTCAACATTGTCTCTGAGAAAGTGATGTCTACTGTCAATATGCTTGGTTCTCTTGTGCTAACATGGGTTTTTAGCATTTTTTATGGCATTTGTGTTATCACAGAAAATGGAAATACAATCAACAAATATACCATAGTCACTTAGTTGTTGTCTtatccatagcaattgagcatAGTAGGATGTTGTTGCCGCATATTAAGCCTTAATTGCAGATAATGCCACAGAGTTTTGCTTCTTGATTCTCCAAGACACTAGATAAGAACCTAGAAAATGAGTTGTTCCTGAAGTGCTTttccggtcaacatgcaaacctgcatagtcagcatcagcataACCAACTAGATCAAAACTATACCCCTATGATACCATAGATAGAGGTCATTGGTCCCCTtgagatatcttagtatcctTTTGACAGCCTTTAGGTGGGATTCCTTGGGATTTGCTTAAAATCTTGCACATAATCCCACACTAAACACTATATTAGGCCTGCTTGTTGTAAGGTCCAATAGTGACTCAATCATTCCTCTGTATAGTTTTTGTTTCACCTTTTTCGTTCTTCATCAAGGTCCAACTTTGTTGCAGTTACAATGGGTGTGTCAATGGTCTTAGAGGAATCCATGTTGAACTTCTTCAGTAGTTCTTTGATATATTTTTGCTGATGTATTATGGTTCCAGTATGTGTTTGCTTGATTTGCAGCCCCAGAAAGAAGTTCAATTCACCTATCATACTCATCTTAAGCTCATTTCCCATCATCTCAGCAAATTCCTTGCACATTACTTCATTGGTATCCCCAAAAATAATTTCATCCATATACACTTGAACAATCAGAATATTCTTCCCTCTGCTCCTTAGAAATAGAGTGGTGTCCACCTTTCCTCTTACAAAATTATTGGCTAAGAGGAATTTTGAtagcctttcataccaagctcttgGAGCCAATTTCAGTCCCTAAAGAGCTTTATCCATTTTGAACACATAGTTAGGAAATTCttcactttaaaaaaaaaaaagaggttgtTTGACAAATACTTCCTCCTTCAGGCAACCATTCAAAAAGGTACTCTTTACATCCATCTGGTATAAAGTGAACTCCATGTGGGCAGCAAAGACTATCAGTATTTTTATAGCCTCCTTCTAGATACAGGTGCAAATGTCTCATCATAGTCAATGCCTTCCTCTCGATTATATCTCTGAACCACCAGTCTGATTTTGTTCCTTGTGATATTTTCTTGTTCATCCAACTTGTTTCTGAACACCCATCTGGTACTTATGACAGTTTTGTTCTTGGGTTTCTATACCAAGTGCCATACTTtacttctctcaaactgatttaGCTCCTCTTGCATGGCTATGCTCCCGTCTGGATCCTATAGAGCTTCTTTGATGGTCTTAGGTTCAACCTGTGAGAGAAATGTTGTGAGTGCACATAGATTTCTTAGAGAAGGCATGGTTTCTCTATCACCAGTGAACCCTATATCATAATCTTCATCCTGCAGATCTTTCTCAGCCAAGTTGTTagattcatcaaaaataacatgaatattTTCTTCCACCACACACATAGTTATTTTATTAAAAACCCATATAGGCCTTACTATGTGGAGAGTAACCCAAGAAAATTCTCTCATCACTTATGTCATCAAACTTGCCTAGAGCTTCTTTCCCATTATTATGCACAAAATATTTGCATCCAAAGGCTCTCAGGTGAGTTATGTTGGGTTTTCTTTCTcgaagtaactcatagggagttttCTCAAGAATGGGTATGACTGTGCATCTATTTAGCAAGTAGTAGGCAGTATTGATTGCCTCGGCCCAGAAAGTTTTAGGTAGTGCACTGGCAATCAACATAGTCCTCCCCATGTCTTATAATTATGTATTCTTTCTTTCTACAACCCTATTTTGTTGTGGAGTTTTGGGTGTAGAGCAATTATGGTTAATGCTATGTGAGCCATAGAACTCAAGAAATTTTGAATTTCCAAATTCAATTCCATGGTCAGTTCTTATACTTAAAACATTACATGCTAGCTTTTGTTGGATCATTCtaaaaaaatacacaaaaaacaTCAAAGGTTTCATCTTCGGATCCCAAAAACAAAGTCCAGGTATACCTGGAGAAGTCATCAACAATCACAGACACATATCTCTTACCTCATCTGATCCTTATTCTTATTGGTCCACATAGGTCCATGTGAAGGAGTTATAAAGGTTTAGAAGTACTTACAAACCTTTTAGATTTAAAGGATGACCTAATATATTTCCCTTGAACACAGGCATCACATACCTTGTCAGAGATGAACTCAATTTTAGGTAGCCCAAGGACCAAGTCCTTCACTGCCAACTTGTTGAGTTGAGAGAGGTTGGCATGTCCCAGTGTTTTATGACATATCAATGGATCATCTTCCACTACCCTCAAGCATGTGCGCTCACTCTGGGGAAGTGATATAATCGATATCTTGTAGACATTGCTATGTCTCTTACCCTGTAATACAATTTCATCAGTATCAAGCTGTGTGACAGTGCAAATTTTGGAATTGAATTTACCTCATTTCCTTTGTCACACATTTGAGAGATGCTAGAAGATTGTGTTTAAGACCTACCACATAATACACATCCTTTGTAGCATGAGAGAGTGACTTGCCAACCTTGCCAATACATGTTATCTGACCCTTTTTCCCATTTCCAAATGACACATTCCCTCCTTGGAAGATTGTCAGTGAGAGGaagtttttcttttctccagTCATATGTCTTGAACATCCACTGTCTAGATACCAGTCTTGATTGTTTCCTCTTACCTTAGCCTGCACCAAAATTCACATGTTAGTTTTGGGAACCCAGACAAGCTTGGGTCCCTTTTTGTTCGAAAAAAGGATGAATTAAATCCTTTCTTGCCTAGAAGGGGAGAGGGTTAAAAACTATTTTCTTGTTAACCTTAATCCACCTAGTATGGACAAGAAAATTAACCTTTGGATCCTCTTCCTTCTTCACATTTTTTAGCAATACCAAAGGTGTTTCTGAACTGAACATGAATTAAGGCAGGACAAGGGTCTCTAAAGCGTCCTACTCTTCCACAATGAGTGCACTTGCTATTATCAGCAATTCCTACATACTTTTGGTCAAACTTAGGGACAAATTTTCTGTAGCCAATTCTAGATTTGTTAGAGCTACAGTTTTCATTCAGCCAATTCAAGGCATCAAAAGATCTATGCCATTTGCTTAGTCTAAAGAGTTTGTTATTAGACTTTTCTAGGTTTTCATGCAGGACTTTATTGCTACATTCAACATCACAAAAATTATCATTAGcaatttttaattctttttcaaGCTTATCTTGCAGATCACTTATTTTTCCTTTGCCACGTATTTCAAGAGACTTCTCATTCTTAGAAGTAAGcccaagaacctggttcttgagGTCTTTGTCCTGTTTCTCTAAACTAACTTTGTTAGATTCAAGCTCTTTGATATCAAGTTTGACACAAGAAAGGTTGCTTAATAGCTAATCATTTCCAGTACTCATTTTATCCAACTCATTCGTTAAGGTCACAATTATGACAATCAGTTATTTTTTGGACATaacatgaatttttctttcaAGTCAGATATACTTACCTGGTTTGCGTCATCTTCAGTTTCTGAATTACTCATGGCCATCAttccaatcacttcttcctctGTTTTGGATTCTTCAATCGCTATCAAAGCCACTTCGATGTTTTCATTTCCAAAGTCAATTTCCAACGTTCTCCATATATCATGAGCAGAGATATAAGAGGACACTCTAAGGAGAGTGTTTCTATACAGGCTTCTGCAGGGAGTTTTTCTAAACTAGCTGACGATCTTCCTCGTtatatttctcttcttttttgttGCAAATGTCACCTTCACTATCCAATTTGGTTGGGAGAATTGGTCTATGACTGTCAATTATCCACAGGTCAAAGTCAGTAGTCTGAAGAAATGTTTCCATACGTAGCTTCCATTCATCATAGTAGTGATCATCAAACAAAGGAGGTTTTCCAATGTGTATTCCAAGTTGTATTGGGGATTCTATCTTCACAGCTTAGTGTTCATCAATCACAGCATAGAGACTTATAGCTTCATCCTCCTTTTCTTCCTCTTGGTCACTTCCATTGTCTTCATATGCTGCTAAGAATGACTGTTTCATTGCTTCAGTAAATCCTTTACCTAAGATTTTCCTTTGTTGGAACCTTTTTCTCTCATATTCTCCCGTTTCTCTTTTTCAGCTCATTTTTTACTCTGCTCAATTTACCCCATTGGGCAGTCCTTGACCATATGATCTAGCTTGCCACACTTGTAGCACCCATCATAGTTAGCTTTGTTGATCTGTGTAGGCTTATACCGGTCTCTCTCTTGGATGCATTTTTGGAGTTCTTCATGAACCTCTTGAATTTGGCAAACATTGCTAGATCAGGATCATCACAGTCAGATTAATCATCCTCAGACGCTTTAAGAACCAAGGCCTTATCCTTCTTTGGTTCTTCCTTGCGCATTTTTATCTTTCTCATTTCATGAGTTTTTAAGCTTCCAACCAACTCATCAAGTGAGATTTTGTCCAATTCCTTGGCTTCCTGGGTTGCAGTGACTTTTGATTCCCATGAAGCTGGAAGGATTATTAGAACTTTGCTAACCAACTCTTTTGAAGTAAACATCTTTCCAAGTGATTTAAGTTCATTGGTTATTATAGTGAACTGTTCATCATATCCTGGATGGGCTTAGACTCCTTCATGGAGAAAAGCTCATAATTTCTCATGAATAGCTCAAtacttgatctctttacttggtTTGTTCCTTTATGAGCAATTTGGAGTGCGCCCCATATCTACTTTGCATTAGAGCACACAAAAATTCTATTGTACTCATAAGGACCAAGTCCACATATAAGAATTTTCTTAGCCTTTGCATTTTTCTCCATTATTCTAAAATATGCTGGCACAAATTCAGAGGGGTCCTTTGGAACTGTTTCATTTTGTGCATTTTTTTAGTAGGAATCAAAGGACCTTGGTTCACTATGGTTCATAGTTCATTGTCTTCAACTGTTAGGAAGTCTTCCATTCTTGCTTTTCACCAACTGTAATATATTCCATTGAACAAGGATGACCTAGTAGTTGATTGTCCTTCATTAATTTCAGGTGGAGCACTCATGTTGCTTCTAATATATCATTAGGTGTTAACCGTGTAAATAAGAGAACCTGCTCTGATATCAATTGTTAGTTTGAGTGCCCGTATGGATTACTAAAGAACTTGGTTTTTATACCGTGTTCCTTAAGTGAACAGTAAACAATCAATATAATGAACACAACGGCTTTTGCGTGGAAAAtcacccggctcaaaaggtgcaaaaaccacgacctaccatGTAAGATTTTCAACTCCAACTCCACTAGAACAATGAGCCAAAATGTATCAATTACAAGACTGTAGTTAAATACTCTCCAGTACTCCTACTACTCCTATTTGATTCACAAGTAACTCTAACTTGTAAAGCAAAATACTCACTCCAACTCACTAATTGTTTATGACACTTGATTACAACTCAATTTTCTAAAACACATTCACTACACTTACTCAGGAAAAATACAAGACAAGTACTCAACACAAGCAAACACTTTATGACTCTGTTGTTGATGTGTAAAAGGATAGCTCAGAAATCCAAAGTCGATACTATTTAAAACACTACTTGAGATTTTCTAGGAGTCCTATTCATAGTCATCTTCCTCTTTGATAGGACTCCTACTGTTCTAAGGATTCCACAAGCTTTAGACTTTAGTATCTGACTGAATTATCCATATCTTCTTGAGCAACGACCTTATCACTTATAGTAGCCATTCTCCACCAAACTCGAACCTGGGTAACTTTGAGATAAAGTTATTGTCCTGTACATACGTACAAGTATCACTAATTAGGAGCTGATTCTTTCCCCAGAGGAGCAGGTTCTTCAGAATAGTTAAGCAACTACGTTGAGGACCTAGTTCTTTGGACATTTAGTCATATTTTGTTAATCATCAAAACTTCAATATTTAACAACGTGCTTAAAAATGGCCATCTTAGGGAATTCTTAACTGACCAGGTTAAAAATAATTACGGTCGCAATCGTGACAATAAAGAGCCATCAAAAGCAGGAAAAAACTCCCCGTATCTAACGATCAACATGATTTTCGGGGGGAAACGAGATTAACGGGGTTACCTTTTTTACGACGAAAAAGAAGAAAGTGTCAGTAACCCATAGCAAGAGGCTTTGAGAAGTCGCTTAAGACAACATCACTTTTACGAAGGAGGACACAGATGGATTGTTGCTACCTCACAACGACGCATTTGTAATCCTTTTAAatgtattatattttaaaaatcaaACGTGTTCTGGTGGACCCAGGGAGTTCGGCCAATATTATACAATGGAGGGTACTGGAGAAAGCCAATCTCACCGGAAGCATCATTTTGGCCACAAAACTCCTCGCTGGGTTTAACCTAGCAAGCGTGAAAACTGAGGAGAGATCCTACTGCCCACGAAAGCCAAATGGGTGATGAAGATGACCATTTTTGAGGTGGTGGATGGCAATATGGGCTACAATATTATCATGGAAAGACCATGGTTGCACGAGATAAAGGTTGTGCTATCGACATATCACCAGTTACTGAAATTCCCAACTCCCAAGGGATTTAAACAAATAAGAGGTGATGAACCAGCGACAAGGAAGATGAATGCAATTTGGTCTCCATTAGCAAAGGGAAAGAGCATACGACATATCAATTACAGTAACAGACACCTGCTCCCGAGTCAAGCGTAGTTAACCAGAGGGAAGAGGTGTCGGAATCTTATCCGGTACCAAAAGAGGCAGACGCAACAAAATCCACAGTAGAAGATCTTGAGCAAGTCGCATTATTCAAAAAGTTCTTGGAGAGGAAATTCCACTTGGGGACAGGACTGCACCTTGAACTAAGGTCTAGATTTATAGAATTTCTAAATTTAACGTCGATTGTTTTGCGTGGTCGCATGCGGATATGACAAGTATCCCACCAGAAATGGTCGTACACAAGCTAATCTTGGACTCCAACATTCCTCCGATAAGACAAGAAAAATGTCTTATTGTCGAGGCCAGAAAAAAATTTGTCAAAGAATACTTAAATTGCCTACTTTATATCGGTTCAATCCAAGAAGTAAAGTATCCAGACTAGCTATCTAATGTAGtagtagttccaaagaaggataATAAATTTCGCATATGCATAGACTATAAGGACTTAAAATAAGGCGCCCAAAAGACTcgttcccattgccgaacattgaACAAATGATTGATTCAATGGCTGGGCAttagttaatgagtttcctcgatGCTTACTCTGGGTACAACAAAATTAGAATGAACTtggaggatcaggaaaaaacttcgTTCATAACAAATTTTGccacatattgctataatgtgatgccctTAAGTCTAAAAAGCGTCGGAGCCACCTATCAACAGCTCGTGGACAAAATGTTTGAAAAGTAGATAAGGAAAACCATGGAAGTTTACATAGACAATATACTTGTTAAGTCTTTGAACGAAGGTAATCATCTTAAGCACTTGCAAGAAACTTTTGACATCTTAAG contains:
- the LOC138884898 gene encoding uncharacterized protein, encoding MKQSFLAAYEDNGSDQEEEKEDEAISLYATTDFDLWIIDSHRPILPTKLDSEGDICNKKEEKYNEEDPIEESKTEEEVIGMMAMSNSETEDDANQLLSNLSCVKLDIKELESNKVSLEKQDKDLKNQVLGLTSKNEKSLEIRGKGKISDLQDKLEKELKIANDNFCDVECSNKVLHENLEKSNNKLFRLSKWHRSFDALNWLNENCSSNKSRIGYRKFVPKFDQNSETPLVLLKNVKKEEDPKAKVRGNNQDWYLDSGCSRHMTGEKKNFLSLTIFQGGNVSFGNGKKGQITCIGKVGKSLSHATKDVYYVGKRHSNVYKISIISLPQSERTCLRVVEDDPLICHKTLGHANLSQLNKLAVKDLVLGLPKIEFISDKDEDYDIGFTGDRETMPSLRNLCALTTFLSQKPKNKTVISTRWVFRNKLDEQENITRNKIRLVVQRYNREEGIDYDETFAPGLKLAPRAWYERLSKFLLANNFVRGKVDTTLFLRSRGKNILIVQVYMDEIIFGDTNEVMCKEFAEMMGNELKMSMIGELNFFLGLQIKQTHTGTIIHQQKYIKELLKKFNMDSSKTIDTPIVTATKLDLDEERKR